The Actinomycetota bacterium genome includes a window with the following:
- a CDS encoding prephenate dehydrogenase — MGFRRIAIVGVGLMGGSFAAASKALPSPPQVFGVDPDTESLSYARGQHIIDDAATPQEAIEQGWFGPGGVDLVVLATPARVAEEWLRILGENEFDGVVTDVSSTKGHVIDAAERFLGDAAAFVGGHPMAGSERSGVEAARADLFAGAYYVLTPTPTTDMDAYRRLHSYVASLGARVVSVDAREHDEAVAIISHVPHVTASALVELAKAHAGEGDELLRLAAGGFKDTTRIAAGSADLWTGICIDNAPALSAGIDELREVLGEFAEMLRTADTEAIRDWLARAADVRRSLPAQWVPATEALSELLIPVIDRPGVISEVTSAVGRARCNIEAIEIDHQSEDSAVLVLVLTDEGDMLALTEDLRSRGYDPRLRPLDAGTER, encoded by the coding sequence ATGGGCTTTCGGCGGATCGCGATAGTCGGCGTTGGCCTGATGGGCGGGTCGTTCGCCGCGGCCTCGAAAGCTTTGCCGTCGCCTCCGCAGGTGTTTGGCGTGGATCCGGACACGGAGTCGCTGTCGTACGCCCGGGGCCAGCACATCATCGATGACGCTGCGACTCCTCAGGAGGCGATCGAACAGGGATGGTTCGGCCCGGGTGGAGTGGACCTCGTCGTACTGGCGACTCCTGCCCGCGTGGCCGAGGAGTGGCTCCGCATCCTTGGCGAGAACGAGTTCGATGGGGTCGTCACGGACGTGTCGTCCACCAAGGGGCATGTCATAGACGCTGCAGAGAGATTCCTTGGCGATGCGGCGGCGTTCGTCGGCGGGCACCCGATGGCGGGTTCGGAGCGCAGCGGAGTCGAAGCTGCGCGCGCCGACCTGTTCGCGGGTGCGTACTACGTGCTGACGCCCACGCCCACGACCGACATGGACGCGTACCGGCGCCTGCACTCGTACGTCGCGTCCCTCGGCGCGCGCGTGGTGTCCGTTGACGCCCGTGAACACGACGAGGCGGTTGCGATCATCAGCCACGTGCCACATGTCACGGCGTCGGCACTGGTTGAGCTTGCCAAGGCTCATGCCGGTGAGGGCGACGAGCTCCTGCGTCTGGCCGCGGGTGGCTTCAAGGACACGACGCGCATAGCTGCGGGAAGCGCGGACCTGTGGACGGGGATCTGCATCGACAATGCGCCCGCGCTGTCTGCCGGCATCGACGAGCTTCGCGAGGTCCTTGGCGAGTTTGCGGAGATGCTGCGTACGGCCGATACCGAGGCGATACGTGATTGGCTTGCCCGGGCCGCCGACGTGCGGCGTTCGCTGCCGGCGCAGTGGGTCCCGGCTACGGAGGCCCTGTCTGAGCTGCTCATCCCGGTGATCGACCGGCCCGGCGTCATCAGCGAGGTGACCTCGGCGGTGGGCCGTGCGCGCTGCAACATCGAGGCGATCGAGATCGACCACCAGTCCGAGGACAGTGCGGTGCTCGTGCTGGTCCTGACGGACGAGGGCGACATGCTTGCGCTCACTGAGGATCTGCGTTCGCGGGGCTACGACCCGCGCCTCCGGCCACTAGACGCCGGCACAGAGAGGTAG
- the aroA gene encoding 3-phosphoshikimate 1-carboxyvinyltransferase, protein MKHNARESAAPLRGTVRVPGDKSISHRAVLFAAMAEGRSRLSGVLDSADVRSTIGAVQALGAEVGAVTAEDGSLSVTVTGWGELGPVEPTTPIDCGNSGTTARLLLGMLAGWPMTATLYGDESLSKRPMLRVTEPLSRMGAVFTTRDGMLPVTVTGGGLAPISFESPVASAQVKTAVLLAGLCAPGHTTVREPAPSRDHTERMLGDFGVAVDVDAVAHSATVNGPVVLRASDLAVPGDPSSAAFLVAAALLVPGSEVVLTGVALNPTRTGFLRVLERMGADIDVAGDESSGSELAGTLTVRHTPDLQSTTVTAEEVPSLVDEVPILAVVAARASGTTRFEGVAELRVKESDRLQAIYDTFGLLGVGVSIERDALEVIGPGAFGQAEVDSSGDHRLAMAWTVAGLVSESGVTVNRFEAVDVSYPRFLEDLAALGSR, encoded by the coding sequence ATGAAGCACAACGCCCGAGAGTCCGCCGCGCCGCTTCGCGGAACGGTGCGCGTTCCCGGCGACAAGTCCATCTCGCACCGCGCCGTGCTGTTTGCTGCGATGGCGGAGGGAAGAAGTCGCCTTTCCGGGGTACTCGACAGCGCTGACGTGCGTTCCACGATCGGTGCCGTCCAAGCGCTTGGCGCAGAGGTCGGCGCGGTCACTGCCGAGGACGGAAGTCTCAGTGTGACCGTGACGGGTTGGGGAGAGTTGGGTCCCGTGGAGCCAACGACGCCGATCGACTGCGGCAACAGCGGTACGACCGCCAGACTTCTCCTTGGCATGCTGGCCGGTTGGCCCATGACCGCGACGCTGTACGGCGACGAGTCGCTGTCGAAGCGTCCTATGCTGCGAGTGACCGAGCCGCTTTCGAGAATGGGCGCGGTGTTCACGACGCGCGACGGCATGCTGCCCGTCACGGTGACGGGTGGAGGACTGGCCCCCATCTCGTTTGAGAGCCCGGTCGCAAGCGCGCAGGTCAAGACGGCGGTGCTGCTTGCCGGGCTGTGCGCGCCCGGGCACACCACGGTCCGGGAGCCCGCTCCGAGCCGCGACCATACCGAGCGCATGCTGGGCGACTTCGGTGTGGCGGTGGATGTCGACGCTGTCGCTCATTCCGCGACCGTGAACGGCCCTGTCGTGCTTCGCGCGTCAGATTTGGCCGTGCCGGGCGATCCGTCCTCGGCGGCGTTTCTTGTGGCAGCTGCGTTGCTCGTGCCGGGCAGCGAGGTAGTGCTGACCGGGGTGGCGCTGAACCCGACGCGGACGGGCTTCCTGCGCGTGCTCGAGCGCATGGGTGCCGACATCGACGTCGCGGGCGACGAGTCGTCGGGCAGCGAGCTCGCGGGCACGCTGACCGTGCGCCACACGCCGGACCTGCAGTCGACCACCGTGACCGCCGAGGAGGTTCCGTCCCTGGTAGATGAGGTGCCGATACTCGCGGTTGTGGCCGCACGTGCGAGCGGGACGACCCGGTTCGAAGGTGTCGCAGAGCTCCGCGTGAAGGAGTCCGACAGGTTGCAGGCGATATACGACACCTTCGGTCTCCTTGGCGTAGGCGTGTCGATAGAGCGTGATGCGCTTGAGGTCATCGGTCCTGGTGCGTTCGGGCAGGCGGAGGTCGATTCGAGCGGGGACCACCGGCTTGCGATGGCGTGGACGGTCGCCGGGCTTGTCAGCGAGAGTGGCGTGACGGTGAATCGCTTCGAGGCCGTTGACGTGTCCTATCCGCGGTTCCTGGAAGACCTGGCTGCTTTGGGCTCCAGGTAG
- the cmk gene encoding (d)CMP kinase: MIVAIDGPAGSGKSTVARALAQRLRMHYLDTGAMYRAVAHVALSRGLALGDENAVATIAERADIRFEHEGDSPLATRVLANGVDVTLAIRTPATDAAVSAVARMLRVREAMVSRQREIAAGQDIIAEGRDIGSVVFPDAAVKVYLTASEDERAGRRHLELVDRGATIAREDVHQGIAARDTADTGRTASPLTVAEDATVIDTTGMSVDDVVELIAALVEARS; this comes from the coding sequence ATGATCGTCGCTATCGACGGCCCAGCGGGTTCAGGCAAGTCAACCGTCGCCCGGGCCCTCGCGCAGAGACTCCGGATGCACTACCTCGACACCGGCGCGATGTACCGAGCGGTCGCGCACGTGGCGCTCAGCCGCGGTCTCGCACTTGGCGACGAGAATGCCGTAGCGACGATCGCCGAGCGCGCCGATATCCGGTTCGAACACGAGGGCGACTCGCCTCTGGCCACGCGCGTGCTGGCCAACGGCGTCGACGTCACGCTGGCGATCCGCACGCCCGCAACGGACGCCGCGGTGAGCGCGGTCGCGCGCATGTTACGCGTTCGCGAGGCGATGGTTTCCCGCCAGCGCGAGATCGCCGCCGGCCAGGACATCATCGCCGAGGGGCGAGACATCGGAAGCGTCGTCTTTCCCGATGCGGCCGTGAAGGTCTACCTGACCGCCTCCGAAGACGAGCGCGCAGGCCGCAGGCACCTGGAGCTCGTCGATCGCGGCGCGACCATCGCCCGCGAGGACGTGCACCAGGGAATCGCGGCTCGAGATACCGCCGACACCGGTCGCACGGCGAGCCCGCTCACCGTGGCCGAGGACGCGACCGTCATCGACACCACCGGAATGTCAGTCGATGACGTGGTCGAACTCATCGCTGCGCTTGTCGAGGCCCGCTCGTGA
- a CDS encoding lysophospholipid acyltransferase family protein, producing MFRVRVLGRENLPDGGAVLAGNHISYGDPVLLWCAMRRPLHFMAKSELWSNPLLAWATPRVWAFPVRRGRSDREAISNATELLTRGELVGIFPEGTRNTSGDATVQGGAAFIAMRAGVPIVPVGIAGTDAIRPRGTRMIRFPRVTMSLGQPVSAEEFAEAGRKERIEAMTAETMRRITVELERARRL from the coding sequence ATGTTCCGCGTTCGGGTCCTTGGCCGGGAGAACCTCCCGGATGGGGGAGCGGTGCTTGCCGGGAACCACATCTCATACGGCGATCCCGTCCTGCTCTGGTGCGCCATGCGGCGCCCATTGCACTTCATGGCAAAGAGCGAGCTGTGGTCGAACCCGCTGCTCGCTTGGGCTACCCCGCGCGTTTGGGCCTTTCCGGTCAGACGCGGACGCTCCGACCGCGAGGCCATCAGCAACGCAACCGAGCTGCTGACCCGTGGCGAGCTGGTGGGCATCTTCCCCGAGGGCACCCGAAACACCAGCGGGGACGCCACCGTCCAGGGCGGCGCCGCGTTCATCGCGATGCGCGCGGGCGTGCCGATCGTGCCGGTCGGTATCGCAGGCACGGACGCCATCAGACCGCGCGGAACGCGCATGATTCGCTTCCCACGCGTTACCATGAGTCTCGGACAGCCCGTTTCGGCCGAGGAGTTTGCCGAGGCGGGACGCAAGGAGCGCATCGAAGCCATGACGGCCGAAACGATGCGACGCATCACAGTCGAGCTCGAGCGCGCGAGGAGGTTGTAG
- the ispH gene encoding 4-hydroxy-3-methylbut-2-enyl diphosphate reductase, whose protein sequence is MRVEVARHAGVCYGVERALRLAGEAAAKGTHVKTLGPLIHNPQAVAALREQGVEVAATLDEVTEGILVVRSHGVDPAIIREAEERGLDVVDATCPFVSAAHTCARELAEDGYSVIIVGEEDHPEVEGIMAHAGGTALIVQSAADLPERLPSRKVGVVVQTTQSLARLEGVVMALLPRVNELRVCNTICSATAKRQLSAEELALTVDVTVVVGGHNSGNTSRLAEICMAVNPRTYHVETADELEASWFEKAESVGVTAGASTPDVQMAGVIAAIEKLG, encoded by the coding sequence ATGCGGGTGGAAGTCGCCCGGCATGCGGGAGTGTGCTACGGGGTCGAACGCGCGCTGCGTCTGGCGGGCGAGGCGGCAGCCAAGGGCACTCACGTCAAGACCCTGGGCCCGCTCATCCACAATCCCCAGGCTGTTGCCGCGCTTCGAGAGCAGGGCGTGGAGGTTGCCGCCACTCTCGACGAGGTCACCGAGGGCATCCTCGTAGTGCGTTCGCACGGCGTCGATCCTGCGATCATCCGCGAGGCCGAGGAGCGCGGGCTCGACGTCGTGGATGCGACATGCCCGTTCGTGTCCGCCGCCCACACGTGTGCCCGCGAGCTGGCCGAGGACGGCTACAGCGTCATCATCGTGGGGGAAGAGGATCATCCCGAAGTCGAGGGGATCATGGCGCACGCCGGAGGCACGGCCCTGATCGTCCAGTCCGCCGCCGACCTGCCCGAACGGTTGCCGTCGCGCAAGGTCGGGGTCGTCGTGCAGACCACGCAGTCGCTCGCGCGCCTCGAAGGCGTCGTGATGGCGCTTCTTCCGCGCGTGAACGAGCTGCGCGTGTGCAACACGATCTGCAGCGCCACCGCCAAGCGACAGCTGTCCGCCGAGGAGCTCGCACTCACCGTCGACGTGACCGTTGTAGTCGGCGGGCACAACTCGGGCAACACCAGCCGACTCGCGGAGATTTGTATGGCCGTCAACCCCCGAACCTATCACGTCGAAACCGCCGATGAGCTCGAAGCTTCGTGGTTCGAGAAAGCGGAGTCGGTGGGCGTGACCGCGGGAGCGTCGACACCGGACGTCCAGATGGCCGGTGTCATCGCCGCGATCGAGAAACTCGGGTAG
- a CDS encoding DUF512 domain-containing protein, with product MSRRADYGGGAHAAQGGCVDRVAADSPADRASIQPDDVLLAVDGTPITDIIEWQWLTDGPAVRVTLERAGAGRIDTALSRAAAAPWGIHFAEEIFDAVRTCDNRCEFCFMTQLPGGLRPALYVRDDDYRLSFLHGNFITLTNLTDADVERIAGQHLSPLYVSLHAIGAGVRARLMGARSDSALARFDELLDAGIDLHVQIVLVPDVNDGEILEQTLTWLAEREGVASVGVVPLGYTRHQTRYTESFESASAAAAVIEQIERWQAAFRKRDGVGHVYAADEFFLNAGHTLPAWEVYDEFPQYENGIGLARAFVDEFAEAAAAASCAQPDLAGTRILTGELAAPLLRDAVASLGEPVADVIVIEVRNDFFGGNVSVAGLLAASDIVAAIRADATGGRAYLLPDVIFNADGLTLDDVTLDDLIQDSGANICVVSCDAAGLAGVLLGSPKPEHETR from the coding sequence ATGTCTCGGCGCGCGGACTACGGCGGCGGCGCCCACGCCGCGCAGGGTGGTTGCGTCGACCGCGTGGCCGCAGACTCACCGGCCGATCGGGCAAGCATTCAGCCCGATGACGTGCTCCTCGCAGTTGACGGCACGCCCATCACCGACATCATCGAGTGGCAGTGGCTCACCGACGGCCCGGCCGTCCGCGTGACACTTGAGCGAGCGGGCGCAGGCCGCATCGACACGGCCCTCTCGCGCGCCGCCGCCGCTCCGTGGGGTATCCACTTCGCCGAGGAGATCTTCGACGCCGTCCGCACGTGCGACAACCGGTGCGAGTTCTGCTTCATGACACAGCTTCCAGGCGGGCTGCGACCCGCCCTCTACGTTCGCGACGACGACTACCGCCTGTCGTTCCTGCACGGCAACTTCATCACGCTCACGAACCTCACCGACGCAGACGTCGAGCGCATTGCCGGGCAGCACCTGTCGCCGCTGTACGTGTCGCTCCACGCGATCGGCGCTGGCGTGCGTGCGCGGCTTATGGGTGCGCGCAGCGACAGCGCGCTAGCGCGCTTCGACGAGCTGCTCGATGCCGGAATCGACCTGCACGTGCAGATCGTGCTCGTTCCCGACGTCAACGACGGCGAGATTCTGGAGCAGACCCTCACGTGGCTTGCCGAGCGCGAGGGCGTGGCCTCGGTGGGCGTGGTACCACTTGGCTACACGCGCCACCAGACCCGCTACACGGAGTCATTCGAAAGCGCGTCGGCCGCTGCCGCCGTGATCGAGCAGATCGAGCGCTGGCAGGCGGCTTTCCGCAAGCGAGACGGCGTGGGCCACGTGTACGCAGCCGACGAGTTCTTCTTGAACGCAGGACACACGTTGCCCGCGTGGGAGGTCTACGACGAGTTCCCGCAGTACGAGAACGGCATCGGTCTGGCACGAGCGTTCGTCGACGAGTTCGCGGAGGCCGCCGCTGCTGCATCCTGCGCGCAGCCCGACCTCGCCGGCACCCGGATCCTCACCGGCGAGCTTGCCGCGCCTCTTCTGCGCGACGCCGTCGCCTCGCTGGGCGAACCTGTCGCCGATGTCATCGTGATCGAGGTGCGAAACGACTTCTTCGGCGGGAACGTCAGTGTGGCCGGGCTGCTCGCAGCGTCCGACATCGTTGCGGCGATTCGTGCAGACGCCACCGGCGGCAGAGCCTACCTGCTACCCGACGTGATCTTCAACGCGGATGGTCTCACGCTCGACGACGTCACTCTGGACGACCTCATACAGGACTCCGGCGCGAACATATGCGTGGTATCCTGTGACGCTGCGGGACTGGCCGGGGTTCTCCTTGGCAGTCCAAAGCCTGAACACGAAACCCGGTGA
- the der gene encoding ribosome biogenesis GTPase Der — MALPIVAVVGRPNVGKSTLVNRLVQGSDAIVHEERGVTRDRSYHRSDWNGRDFMLIDTGGIETGKDDPFSESITAQAMVAAEEADVVIVLVDGKTGVMAADEEVARKLKRAKKPIFLVVNKMDTPNDDTAAHEFWALGIGEPWPVSATHGHGTGDLLDAVVAALPETEPHVESDAIDVAIIGRPNAGKSSLLNRLVGTERAIVSDVAGTTRDALDVLVETDGRAYRFVDTAGLRRKSLIEEDVEYYGFVRAMRAIDRADVALLMVDCTVGVTDQDQRIARFAEERGCGLIVILNKWDTVGSVEERDDLADQVETRLGFVGYAPMLRLSALTGSKVPRVYQAIEKVYANYTCELTTSALNRVLTEMRDFGHTVNKGGKTLRVHYVTQTRTSPPGFTFFANHPRLADDNFKRYVENRLRAAFDLTGTPVILKFRQKD, encoded by the coding sequence ATGGCCCTTCCTATAGTCGCTGTCGTTGGCCGACCGAATGTCGGCAAGTCGACGCTTGTGAACCGCCTTGTACAGGGCTCAGATGCCATCGTGCATGAGGAGCGTGGCGTGACGCGCGATCGCAGCTACCACCGTTCGGACTGGAACGGTCGCGATTTCATGCTCATCGACACCGGCGGGATCGAGACCGGCAAGGACGATCCGTTCTCCGAGTCCATCACCGCCCAGGCGATGGTAGCGGCCGAGGAAGCGGACGTCGTGATCGTCCTTGTGGACGGCAAGACAGGTGTGATGGCCGCCGATGAAGAGGTCGCGCGCAAGCTCAAGCGCGCGAAGAAGCCGATCTTCCTCGTGGTCAACAAGATGGACACGCCCAATGACGATACCGCCGCACACGAGTTCTGGGCGCTAGGGATCGGCGAGCCGTGGCCGGTGTCGGCAACACACGGCCACGGGACGGGCGATCTGCTTGACGCGGTCGTTGCCGCACTTCCGGAGACGGAGCCGCACGTCGAGTCCGACGCGATCGACGTCGCGATCATCGGTCGCCCGAATGCCGGGAAGTCCTCGCTGCTCAACCGCCTCGTTGGGACTGAACGCGCGATCGTAAGTGACGTCGCGGGCACGACTCGCGACGCCCTGGACGTTCTCGTGGAGACCGATGGACGCGCGTACCGGTTCGTGGACACTGCGGGACTCCGCCGCAAATCGCTGATCGAGGAGGACGTCGAGTACTACGGGTTCGTGCGCGCCATGCGCGCTATCGATCGTGCAGACGTTGCGCTGCTCATGGTTGACTGCACGGTCGGGGTGACCGACCAGGACCAGCGCATCGCGCGATTCGCCGAGGAGCGCGGCTGCGGGCTCATCGTGATCTTGAACAAGTGGGACACCGTTGGTAGCGTCGAGGAACGCGACGACCTGGCGGACCAGGTCGAGACACGACTCGGCTTCGTCGGCTATGCGCCAATGCTTCGACTCAGCGCACTTACCGGTTCCAAGGTCCCGCGCGTCTACCAGGCCATCGAGAAGGTGTACGCGAACTACACCTGCGAGCTCACGACGAGTGCACTGAACAGGGTCCTTACCGAGATGCGCGACTTTGGCCACACCGTGAACAAGGGGGGCAAGACACTGCGTGTGCACTATGTGACCCAGACGCGCACATCGCCGCCCGGATTCACCTTCTTTGCCAATCATCCGAGACTCGCGGATGATAACTTCAAGCGGTACGTTGAGAACAGACTTCGTGCGGCCTTCGACCTGACCGGCACACCGGTGATACTCAAGTTCCGTCAGAAGGACTAG
- the plsY gene encoding glycerol-3-phosphate 1-O-acyltransferase PlsY has translation MIGLVLRFWAAYVLAYLLGAIPFALIVGKVFYKTDLREHGSGNLGGTNVYRVLGWKAGLAVVVLDIAKGAAAVAIAMLLHPTHMGAMVHDWVLIGAMIAAVLGHSYSPYIKFRGGKGVAAAAGGLLVIEPLALLILLLVFAGVIAASRMVSLASIVVAAAYPALTIALYGDRTALVAMSFFAAAIVLWRHRGNMVRIWRREEAKISYRRRETPATEDRG, from the coding sequence ATGATCGGACTGGTACTCCGATTCTGGGCGGCGTATGTCTTGGCCTACCTCCTCGGCGCGATTCCGTTCGCCCTGATTGTGGGCAAGGTCTTCTACAAGACCGACCTGCGGGAACACGGGTCCGGGAACCTCGGTGGAACCAACGTCTACCGGGTGCTCGGGTGGAAGGCGGGCCTGGCGGTCGTGGTCCTCGATATCGCCAAGGGCGCTGCGGCCGTCGCCATCGCGATGTTGCTGCATCCGACGCACATGGGCGCGATGGTCCACGATTGGGTGTTGATCGGTGCGATGATCGCGGCGGTCCTCGGGCACTCGTACTCGCCCTACATCAAGTTCCGAGGCGGGAAGGGTGTCGCAGCTGCGGCCGGCGGACTGCTGGTGATCGAGCCGCTCGCGCTGCTGATCCTTCTCCTCGTGTTCGCCGGCGTGATCGCCGCTTCACGGATGGTCTCGCTTGCTTCGATCGTTGTTGCCGCTGCGTATCCCGCGCTCACGATCGCCCTCTACGGCGACCGGACCGCCCTCGTGGCGATGTCCTTCTTCGCGGCCGCGATCGTTCTATGGCGCCATCGGGGTAACATGGTACGTATCTGGCGACGCGAGGAAGCCAAGATCAGCTACAGGCGGCGGGAGACACCTGCCACGGAGGACAGGGGCTAG
- a CDS encoding NAD(P)H-dependent glycerol-3-phosphate dehydrogenase: MRISVIGAGSWGTGVSWLLGNKGHAVRLWSREPEIAEGINAEHHNPIYLPDVVLPDTTFATPDIEEALRGAEAVVMVTPSMGVRSTAEAMRPYLPSDTPAVILSKGLENGTFMLMTEVLADVLGNEKRLAGLSGPNHAEEVSRGIPSATVVAAYEESIGQLFQDIFMAPTFRVYTNPDVVGVELCGASKNVIAVAAGMSDGLGYGDNTKATLMTRGLAEMARLGERLGAKSLTYMGLAGVGDLIATCTSQHSRNRGLGEHVARGGTVASYEAETHMVAEGAVACISIKALGEREGVELPITEQVHSILHEGGRLADAGDALMGREARDEQHGMGLVED, translated from the coding sequence GTGCGCATCTCGGTCATCGGTGCGGGTTCGTGGGGAACGGGAGTGTCGTGGCTCCTTGGCAACAAGGGTCATGCGGTGCGGCTGTGGTCGCGCGAACCCGAGATCGCCGAGGGAATCAACGCCGAACACCACAACCCGATCTACCTGCCCGACGTCGTGCTTCCGGACACGACGTTTGCCACCCCCGACATCGAAGAGGCGCTTCGCGGCGCGGAGGCCGTTGTCATGGTGACGCCGAGCATGGGCGTACGCTCCACAGCCGAGGCGATGCGGCCGTACCTGCCGAGCGACACGCCCGCCGTCATCCTCTCCAAAGGTCTCGAGAACGGTACCTTCATGCTCATGACCGAGGTGCTTGCCGACGTCCTTGGCAACGAGAAGCGCCTTGCGGGTCTTTCCGGACCCAACCACGCCGAGGAAGTCAGCCGAGGGATCCCGTCGGCGACGGTCGTGGCGGCGTATGAGGAGAGCATCGGCCAGCTGTTCCAGGACATCTTCATGGCTCCGACGTTTCGCGTGTACACGAACCCGGACGTGGTCGGCGTCGAGCTCTGCGGCGCGTCCAAGAACGTGATCGCGGTGGCCGCAGGCATGTCCGACGGCCTTGGCTACGGCGACAACACCAAGGCGACACTCATGACGCGCGGTCTTGCGGAGATGGCGCGGCTGGGCGAGCGGCTGGGCGCGAAGTCGCTCACATACATGGGGCTTGCGGGCGTGGGCGACCTGATCGCCACCTGCACCTCCCAGCACAGTCGCAACCGAGGACTCGGCGAGCACGTGGCCCGCGGCGGCACCGTCGCCAGCTACGAAGCCGAGACGCACATGGTCGCCGAAGGTGCCGTGGCCTGTATCTCGATCAAGGCGCTTGGCGAGCGCGAGGGCGTGGAGCTTCCTATCACCGAGCAGGTGCACTCGATACTTCACGAGGGCGGGCGGCTGGCAGATGCCGGCGACGCGCTCATGGGCCGCGAAGCGCGCGACGAGCAGCACGGCATGGGACTCGTGGAGGACTAG
- a CDS encoding nucleotidyltransferase domain-containing protein — protein sequence MNADTDIIDSLFGGPGRNAVLRLLARSEEPLSGRQIAQATGLSPGGAARALDHLFELGVIVRVAAGRAVLNSLDREHEIVRTLVLPALEAEDRIAAARAARPSSDVPPEIIECLVSGFDPLQIILFGSRATGEGDESSDFDLLVVLPEVTDKHATMVAMLLALGHFAVPVDAVPTDPAEIASRGHVSGTVLATALESGKVVYERVA from the coding sequence GTGAACGCCGACACTGACATCATCGATTCGTTGTTCGGGGGTCCTGGGCGCAACGCCGTGCTGCGGTTGCTCGCGCGTAGCGAAGAACCACTCAGTGGCAGGCAGATCGCACAAGCCACAGGACTCAGCCCCGGCGGAGCGGCCCGTGCACTAGATCACCTCTTCGAACTTGGTGTGATCGTGCGCGTAGCGGCTGGACGAGCGGTGCTCAATTCCCTCGACCGCGAGCACGAAATCGTGCGGACGTTGGTGCTGCCAGCTCTCGAAGCCGAGGACCGAATCGCGGCCGCCAGGGCTGCCAGGCCGTCGTCCGACGTGCCACCCGAGATCATCGAGTGCCTTGTGTCCGGTTTTGACCCGCTGCAGATCATCCTGTTCGGTTCTCGTGCGACCGGAGAGGGAGATGAGTCCAGCGACTTCGACCTGCTCGTGGTTCTGCCTGAGGTGACCGACAAGCACGCGACTATGGTTGCGATGCTACTGGCCCTGGGTCATTTCGCAGTGCCGGTCGATGCGGTTCCCACCGACCCCGCCGAGATCGCGAGTCGCGGTCACGTTTCTGGCACTGTGCTGGCGACCGCTCTGGAGTCGGGGAAGGTCGTCTATGAGCGAGTCGCGTGA
- a CDS encoding HEPN domain-containing protein, which translates to MSESRDGRSDPAEWLRFAEEDLGLATRVSKDSSVSPRAACWHAQQAAEKALKAALLEQGSTFPRTHNLLALRALLNAERAEQLRPEDLAELTAWAVEARYPGDWDEPDREAAVAAARMAADIVAAATDWIGV; encoded by the coding sequence ATGAGCGAGTCGCGTGACGGACGATCCGACCCGGCCGAGTGGCTGAGGTTCGCCGAGGAGGATCTCGGTCTAGCGACTCGCGTCTCCAAGGATTCGAGCGTTTCCCCTCGCGCCGCCTGCTGGCACGCCCAGCAGGCGGCCGAGAAGGCACTCAAGGCAGCACTCCTGGAGCAGGGTTCGACATTCCCTCGAACTCACAACCTTCTTGCGTTACGTGCGCTTCTGAATGCCGAGCGGGCGGAGCAGCTGCGCCCTGAGGATCTCGCGGAGCTCACCGCATGGGCCGTCGAGGCCAGGTATCCCGGTGATTGGGACGAACCCGATCGTGAGGCGGCCGTGGCCGCTGCGCGCATGGCCGCCGATATCGTTGCAGCAGCCACCGATTGGATTGGCGTCTGA
- the rpe gene encoding ribulose-phosphate 3-epimerase: MSDRILMAPSILSADFTRLGEDVTRIAEGGADFIHVDVMDGHFVPNLTIGPPIVKALKRVTDVPLDVHLMIDNAESTVDWYLEAGADWVTVHAEACAHLHRVIQKIQTAGAKAGVSLNPATPVNALRDIIGEVDMVLLMSVNPGFGGQKFIPRTVQRLNRLAKLCAKESASPLIQVDGGIDVTTAPLVAEAGARCLVAGSAVFWAEDPVAAMAAIRAAGESGL, encoded by the coding sequence ATGTCGGACCGCATCCTGATGGCCCCGTCGATACTGTCGGCGGACTTCACGCGACTGGGCGAGGACGTGACCCGGATCGCCGAAGGTGGCGCCGACTTCATCCACGTGGACGTCATGGACGGCCACTTCGTACCGAATCTCACCATCGGGCCTCCCATCGTCAAGGCCCTCAAGCGCGTCACCGACGTCCCGCTCGATGTCCACCTCATGATCGACAACGCCGAGTCCACCGTTGACTGGTACCTGGAAGCCGGTGCCGACTGGGTGACCGTGCACGCCGAGGCCTGCGCCCACCTTCACCGCGTGATCCAGAAGATCCAAACAGCGGGAGCCAAGGCAGGCGTTTCTCTCAATCCCGCAACGCCGGTGAACGCGCTTCGCGACATCATCGGCGAGGTCGATATGGTGCTGCTGATGAGCGTGAACCCGGGCTTTGGGGGCCAGAAGTTCATCCCGCGCACGGTGCAGAGGCTCAACCGTCTCGCTAAGCTCTGCGCCAAGGAGAGTGCGTCGCCACTGATTCAGGTCGATGGGGGAATCGACGTGACGACCGCTCCGCTCGTGGCCGAGGCCGGTGCACGGTGTCTGGTAGCCGGGAGCGCGGTCTTCTGGGCCGAGGACCCGGTGGCCGCGATGGCCGCGATCCGAGCGGCAGGGGAGAGCGGGTTGTAG